A region of the Vigna unguiculata cultivar IT97K-499-35 chromosome 9, ASM411807v1, whole genome shotgun sequence genome:
tcaaatattcaaaaatttctcaaaaaaagaaaatatcaacaaaggttacaaaataataagaaatcagttttatcacacatattttaagctttattttttacataataaaaatatttaaaaaattataacttttatgtGAATTAGATATGTCATACTAAGGAGTGGCGGAGATGATCTTGACTTACCAAATTATTTttgacatatataaaataatatataatcaattttattttttaattttaatatattttatatatttagtctTTCTAAAACGTCCCTATATTTACtttgatatttataaagaaaaataaagatgagTCACTCATGTTAAGTATAAATGAGCATGAATGaactataaatgaaaataattaaaaaaaaagtttaaatatctttttcgtAGTGTTTAAATACAACCAATGTCATCTATACAGTATTTCGTTACTGATTTAAGAagtgaccaaataaaacacgaattgcgaaaatgaggatcattttaaacattcgataGAAATGatggacatttaaaatattttgtcaaaatgaggaccatcgaCAAAAAACATTACGAAAATAAAgacgaaaaaaatatttaggcttaaaaaaaatatgataacatCCATTAATACTtcaataatagataaataacaaataattcataaatGCGTGAAGTATggtttaaaaaacaaaagatgatgttgatgctCTTCTTTATGAATTGATAATTAAAGCAAGATccatgaaaaagaaagaataaagaaaCTTTTACAGCAAAACTAAAGACCTATTACAGTCTAGTTGAGGAGATAATTAGCATATactcaaagaaaacaaaataattgaaatgtCATGAAAAACGTTGATTGAACAAAGATTctgaaaaccaaaataataatatacaatgaAGTCCAACACAATAATGGTGGCAGCAGATAGATACAATAGAATAGAAAAGTTTGGGCAAAAGAAAGGGCGTCACATAACGACACAAGCGGAGGGGTTCTCGTCGCTGAAGGCGGTGGTGTAGCGGACCTCGGTGGAGCTGGCACGTGCGAGATGGGAATAGTGAGGGTCATCGGTGTTTCGCACGTAGCCGGAGGGGGCTTTCTTATCGTACACCCCGGGTGCGTAGGGGTGCTCAACGACGTCGTAGGGGACGTATGGCCACAGCTCTGCTTTCTTACCTGTGCGGTGAGCGATGCGGGCCACCACCTTAGAGGCCTCCACGTACCCCACCACCGTCACTTTGTTGGCCTTCCGATCCACGTCCACCTGGTTCACGCCTTTCATCCCCTCCACTGCTTTCTTCACTTTCCTCTCGCACCCTTCGCAGTCCATCTTCACTTTCACCTCCACCGTCTGATTCATTCATACACACACACTCATCTCAGTTCCTATTTCCATCGCCTCATTAACTAACAATACTACCATACcaataacaatatataacaaattGAACTTAATTCATTTCTCCTATGTGGATCTGATCTCATCTCATGCTAAATCAATAATCAATGAATTACCTGCAACTGCTTCCGCTTCTTCAGTTTCGAACCGCCGCTGGAGCAGTCAAAGAGCTCGGAGATGTGATCCAGAGCACCCATTTTTCACTTCAAACCAAAGGAATCCACAAAAATTTTGTGATTAGTATAAAGGACTTGAGACAAAGGT
Encoded here:
- the LOC114162119 gene encoding heavy metal-associated isoprenylated plant protein 26, translated to MGALDHISELFDCSSGGSKLKKRKQLQTVEVKVKMDCEGCERKVKKAVEGMKGVNQVDVDRKANKVTVVGYVEASKVVARIAHRTGKKAELWPYVPYDVVEHPYAPGVYDKKAPSGYVRNTDDPHYSHLARASSTEVRYTTAFSDENPSACVVM